A genome region from Marispirochaeta aestuarii includes the following:
- the mltG gene encoding endolytic transglycosylase MltG, whose product MRYLLRVLIAALLVLTVSGAAAGGAALYYTKAPDTSPGDAFFRVRPGDSLGIIAEQLENRGFIRSALALRLYARIMKTDDDLQTGYYSLPPGASMFEVHDILLTGKQFLVQVTIPEGLTLRRIAQILEEKGIVKADDFIAAAQSRSLLDELGIPGNSLQGYLYPDTYRMPLDTAPESVLRHMAGTFFGKLEESGIRREDYAPEELHETVILASIVEREYRLPEEAPLIASVFKNRLEIRMPLQSCATVVYVLTEEMDRPHPEFLTYRDLEVSSDFNTYRHYGLPPAPICNPGRTALQSAFSPADTDYLYFLVEDPEIGRHRFTTTLSEHNQAKQLYIKGR is encoded by the coding sequence ATGAGATATCTACTTCGTGTTCTGATTGCGGCTCTGCTGGTCCTGACTGTTTCAGGGGCGGCAGCCGGCGGAGCCGCGCTTTACTATACAAAGGCCCCGGATACATCGCCGGGGGATGCCTTTTTCCGGGTACGTCCCGGCGATTCCCTCGGCATAATCGCCGAACAGCTGGAGAACCGCGGATTTATCCGATCAGCTCTTGCTCTGAGATTATATGCCAGGATAATGAAAACCGACGATGATCTTCAGACCGGTTACTACAGTCTGCCACCAGGTGCATCGATGTTTGAAGTCCACGATATCCTGCTTACGGGTAAACAGTTTCTTGTTCAGGTTACAATTCCCGAGGGCCTGACTCTGCGGAGGATCGCTCAGATCCTGGAGGAAAAAGGTATAGTTAAAGCTGATGATTTCATCGCCGCCGCACAATCCCGGTCTCTCCTCGACGAACTTGGAATACCCGGGAACTCTCTTCAGGGCTACCTTTATCCGGATACCTATCGAATGCCCCTTGATACAGCCCCCGAATCCGTTCTGCGCCACATGGCAGGAACCTTCTTCGGAAAGCTGGAGGAATCGGGAATCCGGCGCGAAGACTATGCTCCGGAAGAGCTGCATGAGACCGTCATACTGGCCTCCATTGTGGAACGGGAATATCGCCTTCCGGAAGAAGCGCCTCTGATAGCTTCGGTATTCAAAAACAGGCTCGAGATCCGTATGCCCCTGCAGTCATGCGCTACTGTCGTGTATGTCCTGACAGAGGAAATGGACAGGCCGCATCCGGAATTCCTGACCTACCGGGACCTTGAAGTATCCTCGGACTTCAATACCTACCGGCACTACGGACTGCCTCCCGCGCCCATATGTAATCCCGGAAGAACAGCGCTGCAATCCGCCTTTTCTCCTGCGGATACGGATTATCTCTACTTTCTCGTGGAGGACCCCGAGATCGGACGCCATCGCTTTACAACTACCCTGTCGGAACACAACCAGGCCAAGCAGCTTTATATAAAGGGCAGATAA
- the dnaG gene encoding DNA primase — protein sequence MAISHAVINEISDKTSMVDLVSEYTSLRFSGGQYSGLCPFHSEKTPSFSVNEEKKLFYCFGCHKGGNLFQFVMEMESLNFSEAVHYLGQRAGVEILEEKDRQNQSRVGALFDLYAGVTRSFHYLLKETGTGKKALDYLYARGFSDDIIDTFQLGYAPQDPNWLYDFLKKKGYSSDFLAESGLFSRNDSRYPLFRNRLIIPIASTQGRVIAFGGRLLEGEGPKYLNSPETPIFRKSRTLFGLDKAVKAVRSSGRFFLCEGYMDVMALYQAGIPESLAPLGTSFTQDQANLLKRYADRGILLFDNDDAGQAAAAKSIVLCAKSGIETSIAAVAGGKDPADILEKEGGQALQKLLQYTINSLDYLVEKAMARFSAGTPEGKHRILSDLAPFIEAQDSAVKRDGYLGRLSDMLEVNVTALTADLSQKTTPSREVPREQKDPERIGSDLFLMLGAAAYPEHFPFIRQYVNADDLKDARARQLFIILEDAFRRDELDMNAIAQNVDNEEVRGLIFDKAFSGELGPDPKLVLQEALRRVRYGALARRQKDVIRALDRAERNGVSREELKSLLTEKMYLTDELQKLRVRQA from the coding sequence ATGGCTATTTCCCACGCGGTAATCAATGAGATAAGCGACAAAACCTCCATGGTGGATCTTGTATCCGAGTATACAAGCCTCAGGTTTTCCGGCGGTCAGTACAGCGGTTTATGTCCCTTCCATTCGGAAAAAACCCCCTCCTTTTCGGTGAATGAAGAAAAGAAGCTCTTCTACTGCTTCGGCTGCCACAAGGGAGGAAACCTTTTTCAGTTCGTCATGGAGATGGAGAGCCTGAATTTTTCCGAGGCTGTGCATTACCTCGGACAGCGGGCAGGGGTCGAGATCCTGGAGGAAAAGGACAGGCAAAACCAGAGCAGGGTGGGAGCGCTCTTTGATCTTTACGCCGGAGTAACCCGGAGTTTTCACTATCTTCTGAAGGAAACAGGAACGGGGAAAAAAGCCCTGGACTATCTGTATGCCCGGGGTTTTTCTGATGATATAATCGATACCTTTCAGCTGGGATACGCTCCTCAGGACCCCAACTGGCTGTATGATTTCCTGAAAAAAAAGGGATACTCCTCTGACTTTCTGGCGGAATCCGGACTCTTCTCCCGCAACGATTCCCGGTATCCTCTTTTTCGCAACCGCCTTATAATCCCCATAGCCTCGACCCAGGGCAGAGTAATAGCCTTCGGAGGACGACTGCTGGAGGGGGAGGGACCCAAATACCTGAACAGCCCGGAGACCCCGATCTTCAGGAAGAGCAGAACCCTCTTCGGTCTTGATAAAGCAGTAAAGGCTGTTCGCAGTTCAGGTCGTTTCTTTCTCTGCGAAGGGTATATGGATGTGATGGCCCTTTACCAGGCCGGAATCCCTGAGTCCCTGGCACCCCTGGGTACTTCCTTCACCCAGGACCAGGCGAATCTTTTAAAACGCTATGCAGACAGGGGCATCCTTCTTTTCGACAATGATGACGCCGGTCAGGCCGCCGCAGCCAAATCGATTGTTCTCTGTGCAAAGTCCGGTATCGAGACATCCATAGCCGCTGTCGCCGGAGGAAAAGATCCCGCGGATATCCTTGAAAAAGAGGGTGGTCAGGCGTTGCAAAAATTATTACAATATACTATAAATAGCCTTGATTATCTTGTGGAAAAGGCCATGGCCCGTTTTTCCGCAGGCACCCCGGAAGGAAAGCACCGCATTCTTTCCGATCTTGCACCCTTTATAGAGGCGCAGGACTCAGCTGTTAAACGGGACGGGTACCTTGGACGCCTGTCCGATATGTTGGAGGTCAACGTTACTGCACTAACTGCTGATCTTTCGCAAAAAACTACGCCGTCTCGAGAGGTTCCGCGGGAGCAGAAAGATCCGGAGCGAATTGGTTCGGATCTTTTCCTCATGTTAGGTGCAGCTGCTTACCCCGAGCATTTCCCCTTTATCCGGCAGTATGTTAACGCAGACGACCTGAAGGATGCCCGCGCACGACAGCTGTTTATTATTCTGGAAGATGCCTTCAGGCGGGACGAACTGGATATGAATGCTATTGCCCAAAATGTCGATAATGAAGAAGTTCGAGGCTTGATTTTTGATAAAGCTTTTTCGGGCGAACTTGGACCCGATCCAAAACTGGTTCTTCAGGAAGCACTGCGCAGGGTCAGGTACGGAGCGCTTGCCCGAAGACAGAAGGATGTTATTCGGGCGCTGGACAGGGCCGAACGCAATGGCGTCTCCCGTGAAGAGCTGAAGAGTTTACTGACAGAGAAAATGTACCTGACCGATGAATTGCAGAAACTAAGGGTGAGACAGGCATGA